In one window of Camelina sativa cultivar DH55 chromosome 15, Cs, whole genome shotgun sequence DNA:
- the LOC104748598 gene encoding uncharacterized protein LOC104748598: protein MATTRISDLHPGRTDWRITAKVLSTWFVHDFFSKRVMLLVDEKGNTIEATIIHTPLMKKTPQYIYDGEWYSISNFMVIKPTLKDRNTTNPYQIKTWNDTEMIILGDVSPSHFFRFKDFDDMKNGRSIDGSSFDVFGCIVAVKQRRIHGSISAEDGIADDYDEVVFTLLNGRNETFKCCAKRDYASNFMHQWRQNGYHLTYKTHPVFCVLRFWKLGVSEGAPCIVNCSGSSRLFLQPNIEGLENHKAK, encoded by the exons ATGGCAACAACACGAATTTCTGATTTGCATCCGGGAAGGACAGATTGGAGGATTACCGCAAAGGTCTTGAGCACTTGGTTTGTCCATGACTTCTTCTCGAAAAGGGTGATGCTTTTGGTCgatgaaaag GGTAACACCATTGAAGCAACTATCATTCACACTCCACTGATGAAAAAAACCCCTCAGTATATCTACGACGGAGAATGGTATTCGATATCCAATTTTATGGTCATCAAACCAACACTCAAGGATCGAAACACAACAAATCCTTACCAGATTAAAACTTGGAATGATACAGAAATGATCATTCTCGGCGATGTGAGTCCCTCTCACTTCTTTCGTTTCAAAGACTTTGACGACATGAAAAACGGAAGATCTATTGATGGCTCATCTTTTG ATGTCTTTGGCTGTATTGTTGCTGTTAAGCAAAGAAGAATTCATGGATCTATCAGTGCCGAAGATGGGATAGCCGACGACTATGATGAAGTAGTCTTCACTCTCTTGAATGGCag GAATGAAACTTTCAAGTGTTGTGCTAAGAGGGATTATGCTTCAAATTTCATGCATCAATGGAGACAAAACGGATATCATCTAACATACAAAACCCATccagtgttttgtgttttgcgATTCTGGAAACTTGGTGTTAGTGAAG GTGCACCATGCATTGTCAATTGTAGTGGCTCCTCAAGACTATTCCTTCAACCAAATATTGAGGGTCTGGAAAATCACAAAGCCAAGtaa
- the LOC104748597 gene encoding uncharacterized protein LOC104748597: MDSLQKKVFWGKPKKEEIEEYPVKTIQEVLHAFEVGMCRTVCTVFEVDTDYAWVYIACKKCNKKTIVMQDIKLEDEKQKPSPKFFCEYCKEYTAYVSPKFWIYLKVKDDTGEMKCMVFDSFAADMVGMQASELLNNRYNLLEDHDSIPLEVKALQGQTFEFLLSIESKHIRGNSTTYNVAALCSDGNKIAPQIVSSDTYVDPSSMLSGGQGSLMLTDGGEPSDVDASTSSTPSSKRGSSNEFEGDDQSSTSKKHCSMLVNEEAVNVAAVSKELDHLLN, from the exons TTCATTGCAAAAGAAGGTATTTTGGGGAAAACCTAAAAAGGAAGAAATAGAAGAATACCCAGTGAAAACCATCCAAGAAGTCCTACATGCCTTTGAG GTAGGGATGTGTCGCACTGTTTGTACAGTATTTGAAGTCGATACAGACTATGCTTGGGTCTACATTGCGTgtaaaaaatgcaataaaaagaCTATCGTAATGCAAGACATTAAGTTGGAAGATGAAAAGCAAAAACCATCACCAAAGTTTTTTTGTGAGTATTGCAAAGAGTACACAGCATATGTCTCTCCCAA GTTCTGGATTTATCTAAAAGTCAAAGACGATACTGGAGAAATGAAATGTATGGTTTTTGACAGCTTCGCTGCCGATATGGTTGGAATGCAAGCTTCAGAGCTCTTAAACAATAGATACAATTTG CTAGAAGATCATGATTCTATTCCTCTCGAAGTTAAAGCTTTACAAGGCCAGACATTCGAGTTCCTTCTTTCTATCGAGTCAAAGCATATTAGGGGGAACTCCACCACTTACAATGTGGCTGCATTGTGCTCTGACGGGAATAAAATTGCTCCCCAGATTGTCTCTTCGGACACATATGTAGATCCTTCTTCAATGTTATCTGGTGGTCAG GGTTCTTTAATGCTTACTGATGGGGGTGAGCCATCTGATGTGGATGCTTCAACCTCTTCCACACCATCATCAAAAAGAGGTTCATCAAACGAATTTGAAGGAGATGACCAATCATCTACATCCAAAAAACATTGTTCTATGTTGGTTAATGAAGAAGCTGTTAATGTTGCTGCTGTTTCTAAGGAACTAGACCATTTGTTGAATTAA